From Desulfovibrio sp., the proteins below share one genomic window:
- a CDS encoding cytochrome c3 family protein: protein MKTLVITFFALTLLCAGGAQARSVKEMADTIKKPIEIEASGSKRMNVMFPHTAHKGISCFHCHHEEGSDGRYVACTECHATPGARERDPMSMFMAFHSKNGDRSCLGCHKKLAAENPGKFPQFKGCRPCHMSPAAREAAAVEKTAKP from the coding sequence ATGAAAACCTTGGTCATCACTTTTTTTGCCCTGACTCTTTTGTGTGCCGGCGGAGCGCAGGCCCGCAGCGTCAAGGAGATGGCGGACACCATCAAAAAACCCATCGAGATTGAAGCTTCCGGCTCCAAGCGCATGAATGTCATGTTCCCGCATACGGCGCACAAGGGCATCTCCTGTTTTCACTGCCACCACGAAGAAGGCAGTGACGGTCGCTATGTTGCCTGCACCGAATGCCATGCCACGCCCGGCGCGCGCGAGCGTGACCCCATGAGCATGTTCATGGCCTTCCACTCCAAGAACGGCGATCGTTCCTGCCTTGGCTGCCACAAGAAGCTCGCGGCTGAAAATCCCGGCAAGTTCCCGCAGTTCAAGGGTTGCCGTCCCTGCCACATGAGCCCTGCCGCGCGTGAAGCCGCCGCGGTCGAAAAAACCGCCAAACCGTAA
- a CDS encoding formate dehydrogenase accessory protein FdhE, translating into MALSRQSVAKTLEDVAARRPVLEPVLRAFEPLLTAQAQLADDLAESVRATGLRLPEVQAEAVQQGLSLLAGMPLNGLAAPLRSSAEKLLPLLAGLEAMAPHIAALEALLLAPVKKGSKKKTTAKAKPDPRESLAEAMLSGNSEEETRLAEQYNLDPSVLLFAFGFVLAPVLRALVTQSLPEEGDAPWDAGSQWKQGYCPVCGSFASIGWLDKPVLDEKNAYLAGGGGKKHLHCSLCGANWKFMRRVCPSCGKDGSGVMEVLRESGAAQGERLDWCTKCKSYCPTVDLREREGTPDLDALALGMMHLDMVATRKKLRPLKPTFWNTF; encoded by the coding sequence ATGGCCTTATCCCGCCAAAGCGTGGCAAAAACCCTGGAGGACGTGGCGGCGCGCCGTCCCGTTCTCGAACCCGTATTGCGGGCTTTTGAACCTTTGCTGACCGCCCAGGCCCAACTGGCCGACGATCTGGCCGAAAGCGTACGCGCCACTGGGCTGCGCCTGCCGGAAGTTCAGGCTGAAGCCGTACAGCAGGGGCTTTCGCTGCTGGCTGGCATGCCTCTGAATGGCCTTGCCGCGCCCCTGCGCAGCAGCGCCGAAAAACTGTTGCCCCTGCTGGCCGGGCTTGAGGCCATGGCCCCGCATATCGCCGCTCTGGAAGCCCTGCTGCTTGCGCCGGTGAAAAAGGGCTCCAAGAAAAAAACCACGGCCAAGGCAAAGCCCGACCCGCGTGAATCGTTGGCCGAGGCCATGCTTTCGGGTAACAGTGAGGAAGAGACGCGCCTTGCGGAGCAGTATAACCTTGATCCCTCGGTGCTTTTGTTCGCCTTTGGTTTTGTGCTTGCGCCTGTTCTGCGCGCCCTTGTGACGCAGAGCCTGCCTGAAGAAGGGGATGCCCCCTGGGACGCGGGCAGCCAGTGGAAGCAGGGCTACTGCCCCGTGTGCGGCAGTTTTGCCAGCATAGGCTGGCTGGACAAGCCAGTTCTGGATGAAAAAAATGCCTATCTTGCGGGCGGCGGCGGCAAAAAGCATCTGCACTGCAGCCTGTGCGGCGCTAACTGGAAGTTTATGCGCCGCGTTTGTCCTTCATGCGGCAAGGATGGCTCCGGCGTGATGGAAGTGCTGCGCGAAAGCGGAGCGGCTCAGGGAGAACGGCTGGACTGGTGCACCAAGTGCAAGAGCTATTGTCCCACCGTGGATTTGCGTGAACGGGAGGGAACCCCCGACCTTGACGCGCTGGCCCTTGGCATGATGCACTTGGACATGGTGGCGACCCGCAAAAAGCTGCGCCCGCTCAAGCCTACGTTCTGGAATACTTTTTAG
- a CDS encoding 4Fe-4S dicluster domain-containing protein translates to MPKTFLVDTTRCTACRGCQLACKEWHDLPANHTKQLGTHQNPPDLNPNNLKIVRFHEYINDEGNVVWNFFPDQCRHCQTPPCMDVADMSVPGAIIQDKKTGAVLATDKSAKLSEEDAQAVQEACPYNIPRRDPKSGRLTKCDMCIDRVSAGMQPICVKTCPTGAMVFGEREEILPVAKKRLETAKKRWPKAFLADMEDVSVIYLLADTKDKYYEFAAFM, encoded by the coding sequence ATGCCGAAAACATTCTTAGTTGACACCACGCGGTGCACGGCATGTCGTGGCTGCCAGTTGGCCTGTAAGGAATGGCACGATCTGCCCGCCAATCACACCAAGCAGCTCGGCACGCACCAGAATCCGCCGGATCTGAACCCGAACAACCTCAAAATTGTCCGGTTTCACGAATATATTAATGATGAAGGCAACGTGGTCTGGAACTTTTTTCCCGACCAGTGCCGCCATTGCCAGACGCCGCCCTGCATGGACGTGGCCGATATGAGCGTGCCAGGGGCCATTATTCAGGACAAGAAAACCGGCGCCGTGCTGGCCACGGACAAATCCGCCAAGCTGAGTGAAGAAGACGCCCAGGCCGTACAGGAAGCCTGCCCCTACAACATACCGAGGCGCGATCCCAAAAGCGGCCGCCTGACCAAGTGCGATATGTGCATTGACCGCGTTTCTGCGGGCATGCAGCCCATTTGCGTCAAAACCTGCCCCACGGGGGCCATGGTTTTCGGTGAGCGTGAAGAGATACTGCCTGTGGCCAAAAAGCGTCTTGAAACAGCCAAAAAACGCTGGCCCAAGGCCTTTCTTGCCGACATGGAAGACGTGAGCGTCATCTATCTTCTGGCTGACACCAAGGACAAGTATTACGAGTTCGCAGCGTTTATGTAG
- the fdnG gene encoding formate dehydrogenase-N subunit alpha, translated as MKSTRRSFLKGVGAGVLCLTLGNLGFDLGEAQAYAVKLKIEGAREVSSICPFCSVQCQIIAYVKDGKLVSTEGDPDFPITEGALCAKGAALYSMYTSDHRLKKPLYRAPHSDKWEEKDWDWTLEQIARRVKDARDKDMILKNEKGQTVNRLETIFWMGTSHASNEECAVIHQALRGLGVVHMDHQARVUHSPTVAALAESFGRGAMTNHWIDIKNADAVLIIGSNAAEHHPVAFKWIMRAKDNGAVLMHVDPKFSRTSARCDFHVPLRSGTDIPFLGGMVNYILENGCYHKDYVNNYTDAAFVVGDGYAFEDGLFSGYNADGRKYDKKLWAKAAGPDGAPVIDPTHKNPRCVINLMKDHYSRYTLKNVSDVTGVSQENLLKVYKNFCATGSPDKAGTILYALGWTQHTVGVQNIRLSTLVQLLLGNIGVAGGGINALRGEPNVQGSTDHALLYNNIPGYHGTPQAPWQTLADYNKANTPVTTLPNSANWWGNRPKYIASLLKGWFGDAATPENDFCYSLLPKLEPGEDYSYMYMMDRIYNNKIKGGFIMGVNPMNSFPNTNKMRTALDNLDWLVCSEIHNSETTDNWKRPGVDPKTKKTEVFLLPSAHRIEKAGTISNSGRWLQWFDQAVQPGGEARNFADVVVPLFNTIRKMYAQEGGVLPEPIMKMHWTDKYDPEDWARRINGFFWADSKVGDKAYKRGQLVPAFAALKDDGTTSSLNWIYTGSWTEEDGNKSRRRDPSQTPMQANIGLFPNWSWCWPVNRRILYNRASVDVNGKPFNPKKAVIEWDGSKWVGDVPDGPWPPMSDPKGGKLPFIMVKDGHAQFYGPGPADGPFPEHYEPAETPLASHPFSKQLSSPVYKYHKSPMDQIAPPADPRFPIVLTTYSLTEHWCGGGETRNVPNLLETEPQLYVEMSHELAKEKGIKNGDGVLLESARGKCEAIAMVTVRIRPFTVMGKTVHLVGMPFAFGWTTPKCGDSTNRLTVGAYDPNTTIPESKACCVNLSKADKLTEIG; from the coding sequence GAACCTGGGCTTCGATCTGGGCGAAGCCCAGGCGTACGCCGTTAAACTCAAAATTGAAGGGGCTCGCGAAGTATCGAGCATCTGCCCCTTTTGTTCAGTACAGTGTCAGATCATCGCCTATGTGAAAGACGGCAAGCTCGTCTCCACCGAGGGCGACCCTGACTTTCCCATCACTGAAGGCGCGCTCTGCGCCAAGGGCGCGGCCCTCTATTCGATGTACACAAGCGATCATCGTCTGAAAAAGCCCCTGTACCGCGCGCCTCACAGCGACAAGTGGGAAGAGAAGGACTGGGACTGGACCCTTGAGCAGATCGCGCGGCGCGTAAAAGACGCCCGTGACAAGGACATGATCCTCAAAAACGAAAAAGGCCAGACGGTCAACCGCCTGGAAACCATATTCTGGATGGGAACCTCGCACGCCTCCAACGAGGAATGCGCGGTCATCCATCAAGCCTTGCGCGGCCTGGGTGTTGTCCATATGGACCACCAGGCACGGGTCTGACACAGCCCCACTGTTGCGGCTCTGGCAGAGTCGTTCGGACGCGGTGCAATGACCAACCACTGGATCGACATCAAGAATGCCGATGCGGTGCTTATTATCGGCAGTAATGCCGCTGAACATCATCCCGTGGCTTTCAAGTGGATCATGAGAGCCAAGGACAACGGGGCCGTGCTCATGCACGTTGACCCCAAATTCTCGCGCACATCCGCCAGGTGTGATTTCCACGTGCCACTTCGTTCCGGCACGGACATTCCCTTCCTTGGCGGCATGGTCAACTATATTCTTGAAAATGGCTGTTATCACAAGGATTACGTCAACAACTACACCGACGCGGCCTTTGTGGTGGGCGACGGCTACGCCTTTGAAGACGGACTCTTCAGCGGCTACAACGCCGATGGCCGCAAGTATGACAAAAAACTGTGGGCCAAGGCCGCAGGGCCTGACGGCGCGCCTGTCATCGACCCCACGCACAAGAACCCGCGTTGCGTCATCAACCTGATGAAAGACCACTATTCCCGTTACACACTCAAGAACGTCTCCGACGTTACGGGCGTGTCGCAGGAAAACCTGCTCAAGGTCTACAAGAACTTCTGCGCCACCGGCAGCCCCGACAAGGCAGGCACCATTTTGTACGCCCTGGGCTGGACACAGCACACCGTGGGCGTGCAGAACATCCGCCTTTCCACCCTTGTGCAGCTCTTGCTGGGCAACATCGGCGTGGCTGGCGGCGGCATCAACGCCCTGCGCGGCGAACCCAATGTGCAGGGGTCCACAGACCATGCCCTGCTGTACAACAACATCCCCGGTTATCACGGCACCCCGCAGGCTCCGTGGCAGACCCTGGCCGACTACAACAAGGCCAATACGCCGGTCACCACCCTGCCCAACAGCGCCAACTGGTGGGGCAACAGGCCCAAGTACATAGCAAGTCTGCTCAAGGGCTGGTTCGGCGATGCCGCCACGCCCGAGAACGACTTCTGTTACAGCCTGCTGCCCAAGCTGGAGCCGGGCGAAGACTATTCGTACATGTATATGATGGACAGGATATACAATAACAAGATCAAGGGCGGCTTCATCATGGGCGTGAACCCCATGAACAGCTTCCCCAACACCAACAAGATGCGGACAGCCCTGGACAATCTGGACTGGCTCGTCTGCTCTGAAATCCATAACTCCGAAACCACGGACAACTGGAAGCGCCCCGGGGTTGACCCCAAGACAAAGAAGACGGAAGTCTTTTTGCTGCCGTCGGCCCACCGTATTGAAAAGGCGGGCACCATCAGCAACAGCGGGCGCTGGCTCCAGTGGTTTGACCAGGCTGTGCAGCCCGGCGGCGAAGCGCGTAACTTTGCTGACGTGGTCGTGCCCCTCTTCAACACCATCCGCAAGATGTATGCGCAAGAGGGCGGCGTGCTGCCCGAACCCATCATGAAGATGCACTGGACCGACAAGTACGATCCCGAAGACTGGGCCAGGCGCATCAACGGCTTCTTCTGGGCTGACAGCAAGGTGGGCGACAAGGCCTACAAGCGCGGCCAGCTCGTGCCCGCGTTTGCCGCCCTCAAGGACGACGGCACAACCTCTTCCCTCAACTGGATATACACGGGAAGCTGGACAGAAGAAGACGGCAACAAGTCACGCAGGCGCGACCCCAGCCAGACGCCCATGCAGGCCAATATCGGCCTCTTCCCCAACTGGTCGTGGTGCTGGCCCGTCAACCGCCGCATTCTGTACAACCGTGCCTCGGTTGACGTGAACGGCAAGCCCTTCAATCCCAAGAAAGCCGTTATTGAATGGGACGGCAGCAAGTGGGTGGGCGATGTGCCCGACGGCCCCTGGCCGCCCATGTCCGACCCCAAGGGGGGCAAGCTGCCCTTCATCATGGTCAAGGACGGGCATGCCCAGTTCTACGGCCCCGGCCCTGCCGACGGGCCTTTCCCCGAACACTACGAACCTGCTGAAACGCCCCTGGCGAGCCATCCGTTCTCCAAGCAGCTCAGCAGCCCTGTGTACAAGTACCACAAGTCGCCCATGGACCAGATCGCGCCTCCGGCCGATCCGCGCTTCCCCATTGTGCTGACTACCTATAGCCTCACCGAGCACTGGTGCGGCGGCGGCGAAACACGCAACGTGCCCAACCTGCTTGAAACCGAACCCCAGCTGTATGTGGAAATGAGCCACGAGCTGGCCAAGGAAAAGGGCATCAAGAACGGCGACGGCGTGTTGCTGGAAAGCGCGCGCGGCAAGTGCGAGGCTATCGCCATGGTGACCGTGCGCATACGGCCCTTCACGGTTATGGGCAAGACAGTCCACCTTGTGGGCATGCCCTTCGCCTTCGGCTGGACAACGCCAAAATGCGGCGACTCCACCAACAGGCTTACCGTGGGTGCGTATGACCCCAATACCACCATTCCTGAGTCCAAGGCCTGCTGCGTGAACCTGAGCAAGGCCGACAAGCTGACCGAAATAGGCTAA